One Flammeovirga agarivorans DNA window includes the following coding sequences:
- a CDS encoding SAM-dependent methyltransferase — protein MQKGEEWFDQWFNTPYYHILYQNRDFQEAEDFMRILSSQLNITTNDKVLDLACGKGRHAIFLNKLGFNVEGIDLSTENIHHAQQFENDRLKFFTHDMRELYKKEEFNFIFNLFTSFGYFETEAEDLLALQMIADSLKQGGTLVLDYFNTYKVINSLPQKTVIERPEITFNVHKYLENRHVMKEISFTADGRNHVFTERVEALKNKDFCNLFQKVNLELLHTYGDYQLNEFDRENSDRMIFVVKKK, from the coding sequence ATGCAAAAGGGCGAAGAATGGTTCGATCAATGGTTTAATACGCCATATTATCACATTCTATATCAAAACAGAGACTTTCAAGAAGCAGAAGATTTCATGCGAATCTTATCGTCTCAACTTAATATAACTACTAACGACAAAGTGCTGGATTTAGCATGTGGAAAAGGTAGACATGCTATTTTCTTGAATAAACTTGGCTTCAATGTAGAAGGTATTGATTTATCAACAGAAAATATACATCATGCTCAGCAATTTGAAAACGATCGACTAAAGTTTTTTACTCATGATATGAGAGAACTTTATAAAAAGGAAGAATTCAATTTCATCTTCAACTTATTCACATCATTTGGCTACTTCGAAACTGAAGCAGAAGATTTATTAGCATTACAAATGATTGCTGATAGTCTTAAACAAGGGGGAACTTTAGTACTGGATTACTTCAATACTTATAAAGTTATCAACAGTTTACCACAAAAAACAGTGATCGAGCGTCCAGAAATCACTTTTAATGTGCATAAATACCTGGAAAATCGACATGTGATGAAGGAAATTTCTTTTACAGCTGATGGAAGAAATCATGTATTCACAGAAAGGGTGGAAGCTTTAAAAAACAAAGATTTCTGTAATCTATTCCAAAAAGTAAATCTCGAATTGCTACACACCTATGGAGATTATCAACTCAATGAATTTGATAGAGAAAATTCAGACAGAATGATTTTCGTAGTAAAGAAAAAATAG
- the metG gene encoding methionine--tRNA ligase — translation MSKHYNRYTVTAALPYANGPLHIGHIAGAYLPADIYVRSLRQKGKDVAFICGSDEHGAAITIRAQKEGITPQDIIDKYNKQIGDTFEKFGISFDLFHRTSAPIHHETAQDFFKNLEAKGHFELRESEQYYDAEAKQFLADRYIVGTCPKCGNEGAYGDQCEKCGTSLSPTDLIDPKSTITGATPTLKTTRHWYLPMNKHEDWVREWIEKGILDGREHHNPAEWKNSVMGQCKSWLDQGLQPRAMTRDLDWGVKVPIEGADGKVLYVWLDAPIGYISATKDWATKQGKNWEDYWKKADTKLVHFIGKDNIVFHCLIFPIILKAHGDFILPDNVPANEFLNLEGAKLSTSRNWAVWLHEYLEDLPDREDELRYVLTSIAPENKDSEFTWKDYQERVNNELVAILGNFINRAVVLTHKYFKGEVPVAGEFTPMEEGIIAEMKAIPLRVEKLVEQYKFKEALQEAMKLARLGNKYLADTEPWKLFKQDPELVKTILNMALQIAANLAITIDPFLPNTAKKIQNMLGMESLDWNQVGNPELITAYDRLAPAELLFSKVEDKTIEVQIEKLEKTKIAQTPVEPQKEEATFDDFQKMDIRVGTILEAEKVKKAKKLLKLTVDTGIDKRTVVSGIAEFYAPEDVIGKQVSILINLAPRKIRGIESQGMILMAEDKDGSLSFVSPTAQVSEGSIVR, via the coding sequence ATGTCAAAACATTACAATAGATATACTGTAACGGCGGCATTACCTTATGCCAATGGTCCTTTACACATTGGACATATCGCAGGTGCATATTTACCCGCTGATATTTATGTGAGATCATTACGTCAGAAAGGAAAAGACGTAGCGTTTATTTGTGGTAGTGATGAACACGGTGCAGCGATTACAATTCGTGCACAAAAAGAAGGAATCACTCCTCAAGATATTATAGATAAATACAATAAACAGATCGGGGATACTTTCGAGAAATTCGGTATTTCTTTTGATTTGTTTCATAGAACTTCTGCTCCAATTCACCATGAAACTGCTCAAGATTTTTTCAAAAACTTGGAAGCAAAAGGTCATTTTGAATTAAGAGAGTCTGAACAATACTATGATGCGGAAGCAAAGCAGTTCCTTGCTGACCGTTATATTGTAGGTACTTGTCCTAAATGTGGTAACGAAGGTGCTTATGGTGATCAGTGTGAAAAATGTGGTACTTCATTGAGTCCCACAGATTTAATTGATCCAAAGTCGACGATTACTGGGGCAACTCCTACTTTAAAAACTACTCGTCACTGGTATCTTCCAATGAACAAACATGAGGATTGGGTACGTGAGTGGATTGAGAAAGGTATATTAGATGGTAGAGAACACCATAACCCTGCTGAATGGAAAAACTCAGTGATGGGACAGTGTAAATCTTGGTTAGATCAAGGGTTACAACCTAGAGCCATGACAAGGGATTTAGACTGGGGTGTTAAAGTTCCTATCGAAGGTGCTGATGGTAAAGTATTGTATGTTTGGTTAGATGCTCCTATCGGATATATTTCGGCAACGAAAGATTGGGCTACTAAACAAGGTAAAAACTGGGAAGATTATTGGAAAAAAGCGGATACTAAGTTAGTTCACTTTATCGGTAAAGATAATATTGTATTCCACTGCTTGATTTTCCCTATTATTCTTAAAGCACATGGAGACTTTATTTTACCGGATAACGTACCTGCTAATGAATTCTTAAATTTAGAAGGTGCCAAGTTATCAACATCTCGTAATTGGGCTGTTTGGTTACATGAATATTTAGAAGATCTTCCGGATCGTGAGGATGAGTTACGTTATGTACTAACATCTATCGCTCCTGAAAATAAAGATTCAGAGTTTACATGGAAAGATTACCAAGAGCGTGTTAATAACGAATTGGTAGCCATTTTAGGTAACTTTATCAACAGAGCAGTAGTACTTACTCACAAATACTTTAAAGGTGAAGTACCTGTTGCTGGAGAGTTTACTCCTATGGAAGAAGGAATTATTGCTGAAATGAAAGCGATTCCATTAAGAGTAGAGAAGCTTGTAGAACAATACAAGTTTAAGGAAGCTTTACAAGAAGCAATGAAACTTGCTCGTTTAGGTAACAAATACCTAGCTGACACAGAACCTTGGAAATTATTTAAACAAGACCCTGAGTTAGTAAAAACGATTTTAAATATGGCACTGCAGATTGCAGCCAACCTAGCAATTACAATTGATCCATTCTTACCAAATACGGCAAAGAAGATTCAAAATATGTTAGGAATGGAATCATTAGACTGGAACCAAGTTGGTAATCCAGAACTAATCACTGCCTATGATCGTTTAGCTCCAGCTGAGTTATTATTTAGTAAAGTGGAGGATAAGACTATTGAGGTTCAAATTGAGAAATTAGAGAAAACTAAAATAGCTCAAACACCTGTTGAGCCTCAAAAAGAGGAAGCTACTTTTGATGATTTCCAGAAAATGGATATTCGAGTAGGTACTATCCTTGAAGCTGAAAAAGTGAAAAAAGCGAAGAAACTATTAAAGCTTACAGTAGATACAGGAATCGATAAGAGAACTGTAGTAAGTGGTATCGCTGAGTTTTATGCTCCTGAAGATGTAATTGGTAAACAAGTTTCTATTTTAATAAACTTAGCACCAAGAAAAATCAGAGGTATTGAGTCTCAAGGTATGATCTTGATGGCAGAAGATAAAGACGGATCACTTTCATTTGTATCGCCTACTGCTCAGGTTTCTGAAGGTAGTATAGTGAGATAA